A genomic window from Armatimonadota bacterium includes:
- a CDS encoding glycosyl hydrolase family 28-related protein translates to MKVLVLCLATFSIIASTVHAQQSSPSNTLNVRDFGAKGDGVTDDTPAFEAALKAAGENGATVFVPIGNYLIKSHIRIPNNTTLEGVWKIPTAFSQHKGSTLLAVEGENSEDGPAFITLGANSTIKGITVFYPNQKPDSIKKYPWCISCAGGDNPSIIDCLLVNPYQGVDFGTNPSGRHYIRGLYGQPLRRGIFVDKCYDIGRIENVHFWPFWNWDETTGIREWMTKNSEAFIFARTDWEYVFNTFCFGYGIGYRFISKENGPMNGNLLGIGADACNIAVLVEQTQPPGLLITNGEFVSFLGEKPTEVVVKASHTGVVSFQNCSFWGPAHQIARIAGTGTISFNNCNFCQWDAEGKNIPAIETFGGNLLVNGCNFMSKGRQVALRGQTKSAVITANRMAGQEAIANPAKANLQCGLNAAEIPPARPKEERGAIVIDDTDSPPAVSFSGKWYMTPNTESQQIGYYLGTRWAWKGTGDSKAVFRPNIPKTGSYAVYAWFGPDPISDHASNAPVEIRSADGLYKTTVNLRQMKGEWFKLGTFRFEKGSKGLVEFSNDADGNVLADAVKFVPVKQ, encoded by the coding sequence ATGAAGGTGCTTGTTCTGTGTCTTGCAACATTTTCAATCATAGCATCAACCGTGCATGCTCAGCAAAGTTCACCATCAAATACCCTCAATGTTCGGGACTTTGGAGCGAAAGGTGACGGAGTTACCGATGATACTCCCGCATTCGAAGCAGCGCTCAAAGCCGCCGGCGAAAACGGCGCAACTGTCTTTGTCCCCATTGGCAACTATCTAATAAAATCGCACATCAGAATACCAAACAATACAACGCTCGAAGGCGTATGGAAGATTCCCACAGCATTCAGTCAACACAAAGGAAGCACTTTGCTTGCAGTTGAGGGCGAGAATTCAGAAGATGGACCAGCATTTATCACCCTCGGCGCCAACTCAACAATCAAAGGAATTACGGTTTTCTATCCAAACCAGAAGCCAGACTCCATCAAGAAATATCCATGGTGTATTTCCTGCGCTGGTGGAGACAATCCCTCTATCATTGACTGTCTCCTAGTAAATCCATACCAAGGTGTGGACTTTGGCACGAATCCATCTGGTCGGCATTATATACGCGGCTTATATGGCCAACCTCTTAGGCGAGGTATTTTCGTTGACAAATGTTATGACATTGGCCGAATCGAAAACGTCCACTTCTGGCCCTTCTGGAACTGGGACGAAACCACCGGCATCAGAGAATGGATGACAAAAAATAGCGAGGCATTTATTTTTGCCCGCACAGATTGGGAATATGTGTTCAATACTTTTTGTTTCGGCTATGGTATTGGCTACCGATTTATCAGCAAAGAAAACGGGCCAATGAACGGCAACCTGCTTGGAATTGGCGCAGACGCATGCAACATCGCCGTCCTCGTGGAACAAACTCAGCCGCCAGGACTACTCATCACAAATGGCGAATTTGTTAGCTTCCTAGGCGAAAAGCCAACAGAAGTTGTGGTAAAAGCCTCACATACTGGCGTTGTATCGTTCCAAAACTGTTCATTTTGGGGACCGGCGCACCAAATCGCTAGAATTGCAGGCACGGGCACCATCTCGTTCAATAACTGCAACTTCTGCCAATGGGATGCCGAGGGTAAGAATATCCCAGCGATAGAAACCTTTGGCGGCAATTTGCTCGTAAATGGCTGTAACTTTATGTCAAAAGGACGGCAAGTTGCACTTCGCGGTCAAACAAAGTCAGCTGTAATCACAGCAAACCGCATGGCTGGCCAAGAAGCCATCGCCAATCCTGCAAAGGCGAACCTTCAATGCGGATTGAATGCCGCAGAAATCCCGCCGGCCAGGCCGAAGGAGGAACGCGGGGCAATCGTCATTGATGACACGGACTCCCCGCCAGCAGTCTCGTTCTCAGGCAAGTGGTACATGACGCCAAACACTGAGAGCCAGCAAATCGGTTACTATCTCGGCACTCGCTGGGCGTGGAAAGGCACGGGAGACTCAAAAGCTGTCTTCAGACCGAACATCCCCAAAACAGGAAGCTATGCCGTCTATGCGTGGTTTGGACCCGACCCAATCTCCGATCATGCCTCAAACGCACCTGTGGAGATTCGCTCAGCAGATGGATTGTATAAAACAACTGTCAACCTTCGCCAAATGAAAGGTGAATGGTTCAAGCTCGGAACTTTCCGCTTTGAAAAGGGAAGTAAAGGATTGGTAGAGTTCAGTAATGATGCTGATGGGAACGTTCTGGCAGATGCAGTCAAATTTGTCCCCGTCAAGCAATAG
- a CDS encoding beta-N-acetylglucosaminidase domain-containing protein gives MKIKVLIMLLLFASTVPTLDAEQFKIRGIKGLWWEGIEKYQLALPWLAEHNLNFLMICYSSFPASGMRWRSQYTPDEQKAIGKLAEEGRKLGVDVCLSFNPGIWSKPPLVYSSDSDFEIALNKVKTMHAAGVRWFALCLDDINRELQPEDKAKFGSLAAAQVYFVNRLWNSMKELKPRPKLIFCPSAYLTADMERHMDYVEAIGKGIDSEVMMFWTGPQCCSSSITADDARLVAKWIRRKPFVWDNYPVNDMFPWRPLLSPLKNRSADLAGVVSGYIANPMKQWYASTIPLATTAAYLNDPEHYDPWAAMEKLIKSYPLEQQRAIRLLVELYGCSFWGEKNWPPQPPLGDREQAWKQLPKYRALRAAFLAQPSLKNLWEDVRDTVEQDIALLEKMVANRRISSPLKATGLDFEGGAASLFGWLKFGYQVNYVYAKQTGKDEMHTELWLETVPKGGARLKLMARNDDLGVNGKVCIRLNDYVIYQGPANFSTTNFETKEFGVPASALKTDGNMLSIQMIENQGTLGMPPWFMVAEAELVPLD, from the coding sequence ATGAAGATTAAAGTACTAATTATGCTGCTTTTGTTTGCTTCCACCGTTCCGACTCTGGATGCCGAGCAGTTCAAAATTCGGGGCATAAAGGGTCTGTGGTGGGAAGGAATAGAGAAGTACCAACTGGCACTTCCCTGGCTTGCTGAGCATAATCTAAATTTTCTTATGATTTGTTATTCCTCGTTCCCCGCTAGTGGAATGCGCTGGCGCTCCCAGTATACACCCGATGAACAAAAGGCGATAGGGAAATTAGCCGAAGAAGGGCGCAAGCTGGGAGTGGATGTATGCCTCTCCTTCAACCCTGGCATTTGGAGCAAACCACCGCTAGTATATTCGAGCGATTCTGACTTTGAGATAGCACTCAACAAAGTAAAAACTATGCATGCTGCCGGAGTGCGATGGTTTGCCCTATGCCTGGATGACATAAACCGTGAACTTCAGCCAGAGGACAAAGCCAAGTTCGGTAGCCTTGCCGCAGCTCAAGTATATTTCGTCAATCGCCTCTGGAATAGCATGAAGGAACTCAAGCCTCGTCCAAAGCTAATATTTTGCCCCAGTGCCTACCTTACAGCTGATATGGAGCGACATATGGATTATGTTGAGGCGATTGGGAAGGGGATTGATAGCGAAGTAATGATGTTTTGGACTGGCCCCCAATGCTGTTCGTCCTCAATCACTGCTGACGATGCCAGACTGGTGGCGAAGTGGATTCGCAGAAAACCATTTGTTTGGGATAACTATCCGGTGAATGATATGTTCCCTTGGCGGCCGCTCCTTTCTCCACTAAAGAATCGTTCTGCTGACCTTGCGGGCGTAGTCTCAGGCTATATCGCCAACCCAATGAAGCAATGGTATGCCTCAACAATACCATTGGCTACTACCGCTGCCTATCTTAATGACCCGGAGCACTACGACCCCTGGGCAGCTATGGAGAAGCTAATAAAAAGCTATCCGCTGGAACAACAACGCGCAATTCGCCTGTTGGTCGAGCTGTATGGGTGTTCTTTTTGGGGCGAGAAGAATTGGCCGCCACAGCCGCCATTGGGCGACCGCGAACAGGCATGGAAACAATTGCCTAAGTATCGCGCATTAAGAGCTGCCTTTTTAGCCCAGCCTTCTCTGAAAAATTTGTGGGAGGATGTTCGCGATACAGTGGAGCAGGACATTGCTTTGCTGGAAAAGATGGTGGCTAACCGTCGTATTTCCTCGCCGCTAAAGGCAACCGGGCTCGATTTTGAAGGAGGGGCGGCTTCCCTCTTCGGCTGGCTGAAATTTGGCTATCAAGTCAATTATGTATATGCGAAACAAACTGGCAAAGACGAGATGCATACTGAATTGTGGCTTGAAACGGTGCCCAAAGGAGGAGCAAGGCTTAAACTTATGGCGAGAAATGATGATTTGGGCGTCAATGGCAAAGTTTGCATCCGACTCAATGATTATGTGATATATCAGGGGCCTGCCAACTTTTCGACGACTAACTTTGAGACAAAGGAGTTCGGTGTTCCTGCCTCAGCCCTAAAAACTGATGGAAATATGCTTAGCATCCAAATGATTGAGAATCAGGGTACTTTAGGCATGCCACCTTGGTTTATGGTTGCTGAAGCTGAGCTGGTTCCATTAGATTAG
- a CDS encoding glycoside hydrolase family 2 TIM barrel-domain containing protein: MYDIPRPEHPRPDFMRAAWQNLNGKWQFAIDNEKSGMEKGWHTGHDFPSEILVPFCPESRLSGIGMTDFMNAVWYRRHFKVDKALQGRRLLLHFGAVDYEARVWVNGHEVAHHRGGYTPFSADVTDVVDMNGENELVVYAVDELRTGFQPSGKQSHRLESYGCMYTRTTGIWQTVWLEAVPETYISSLAIWPDAMNGRVALEIGITNPAKEISLEAKVLTGGKEIRSESLKQISGQNVLTISIPRPKLWWPGRPFLYDLRLCLLKDGKVTDEVMSYFGLRDVRIDGDRVLINGKPIFMRLILDQGFWPDGIYTAPSDAELKADIQRSMAYGFNGARLHQKVFEPRTLYWADKLGYILWGEFPDWGCSIANHPQARENFIREWTEVVLRDRNHPAIIVWMPLNEAHSSHDRYLPVFFRELYNLTKRLDPSRPFIDASGYTHVITDIWDLHDYDQNPKSFAERYGPFGKDPKTETLARNDPKFEPPYTGQPVVVSEYGGIWWNPGQKDDKAWGYGDRPKTEKEFIERYRGLANVLLENPHIAGFCYTQLTDVEQEVNGLYTYDRKPKFPPEKLKPIIAKKAAIER, from the coding sequence ATGTATGACATTCCTAGACCAGAGCATCCTAGGCCAGATTTTATGAGGGCAGCTTGGCAGAATTTAAACGGCAAGTGGCAGTTCGCTATAGACAATGAAAAGTCAGGCATGGAAAAGGGCTGGCATACTGGCCACGACTTCCCATCTGAGATTCTTGTGCCATTTTGCCCGGAGAGCAGGCTTTCCGGAATTGGAATGACAGATTTCATGAATGCTGTGTGGTACCGCCGGCATTTCAAGGTAGACAAGGCGCTTCAAGGCAGACGCCTGCTTCTTCATTTTGGTGCTGTAGACTATGAAGCTCGCGTTTGGGTCAATGGCCATGAGGTTGCCCATCATAGAGGCGGCTATACTCCGTTTAGTGCGGATGTCACCGATGTAGTTGATATGAATGGCGAGAATGAGCTTGTGGTGTATGCCGTAGACGAATTGCGCACCGGGTTCCAACCCTCAGGTAAACAAAGCCATCGGCTTGAGTCATATGGATGCATGTATACGCGCACAACTGGAATTTGGCAGACAGTTTGGCTTGAGGCTGTGCCAGAGACGTACATCTCATCGTTAGCAATTTGGCCTGATGCAATGAATGGCCGGGTTGCGCTTGAAATTGGAATCACAAATCCTGCGAAGGAAATTTCACTTGAGGCAAAGGTGCTCACTGGTGGAAAAGAAATTCGCTCCGAGAGCCTCAAGCAAATCAGTGGACAGAATGTGCTTACTATCAGTATACCTAGGCCTAAGCTGTGGTGGCCTGGGCGTCCGTTTCTCTATGACCTGCGCCTTTGCCTCCTTAAGGATGGAAAAGTTACTGATGAAGTGATGTCCTATTTTGGCTTGCGGGATGTGCGCATTGATGGCGACCGTGTGCTCATCAATGGCAAGCCTATATTCATGCGTCTTATTCTGGACCAAGGCTTCTGGCCAGATGGAATCTACACGGCGCCGTCGGATGCCGAACTCAAGGCGGATATTCAGAGGAGCATGGCTTATGGATTCAACGGTGCCCGCCTTCATCAAAAAGTCTTCGAACCGCGCACCCTCTATTGGGCGGACAAGCTTGGATACATCCTGTGGGGCGAATTCCCCGACTGGGGTTGCTCAATTGCAAATCATCCACAGGCGCGCGAGAACTTTATCCGCGAATGGACGGAGGTCGTCCTGCGCGATAGGAACCATCCTGCGATTATTGTATGGATGCCTCTGAACGAGGCGCATTCCAGCCATGATCGCTACCTTCCAGTTTTCTTCCGCGAACTTTATAATCTAACAAAGCGTCTTGATCCTTCGCGCCCATTCATTGATGCCAGCGGTTATACACACGTCATAACGGATATCTGGGACCTCCACGATTATGACCAAAATCCTAAGTCGTTTGCCGAGCGGTACGGCCCCTTTGGCAAAGACCCGAAGACTGAGACCCTGGCGCGCAATGACCCAAAGTTCGAGCCGCCATATACTGGCCAACCGGTCGTCGTTAGCGAGTATGGCGGAATTTGGTGGAACCCCGGACAAAAGGACGACAAGGCATGGGGTTATGGAGATCGCCCGAAAACTGAAAAGGAATTCATTGAGCGTTATAGGGGACTTGCAAACGTGCTTCTCGAAAATCCACACATCGCTGGTTTCTGCTATACCCAGCTTACGGATGTAGAGCAAGAGGTCAATGGACTTTATACCTACGATAGGAAGCCTAAATTCCCGCCGGAAAAGCTGAAGCCAATCATTGCGAAAAAGGCGGCAATTGAGAGGTAG
- a CDS encoding uroporphyrinogen decarboxylase family protein, giving the protein MTPKQRMLVTMRHGIPDRVPVAPDMSNMIPVRLTGKPFWDIYLYQNPPLWKAYIDAVKYFGFDGFLDYQVNVIFPDEASPPDDQVKTVIVEKTYERIITRSFREEDGKRTWFPLVTVYPRDNPPTGGVHFSKLGLPETPEKWEPIEDIKEWPTGEELFKLAYEMMGDSGVVGITCGTSVVVGSDAAVYEYFDNPEVVRERSRKIIENSRRRFENILRMQVRPDYVSCGGSGTLIWQNIEIFRDVSLPVVQEVTRLCKNAGIVSHIHSCGPEAELVKICAEETDLDVIDPLEAPPMGDCNLRELKEKYGDRLVLKGNLNTVELMLRGSYDDVFQASKQAIRDAGEGGGFILSTGDQCGRDTPDENIRAMIHAAEEFGSYK; this is encoded by the coding sequence ATGACGCCAAAACAACGAATGTTGGTGACCATGAGGCATGGCATACCAGATAGGGTGCCGGTTGCGCCAGATATGTCGAATATGATTCCCGTGCGCCTAACTGGGAAGCCATTTTGGGATATCTATCTCTATCAGAACCCTCCGCTTTGGAAGGCGTACATTGATGCTGTGAAGTACTTTGGCTTCGATGGTTTTCTAGACTACCAGGTCAATGTTATATTTCCCGATGAGGCGAGCCCTCCCGATGATCAAGTCAAGACAGTGATTGTCGAGAAGACTTATGAAAGAATTATCACCCGTTCGTTTCGCGAGGAGGACGGAAAGCGCACCTGGTTTCCACTAGTTACAGTTTACCCACGTGATAATCCGCCGACGGGCGGCGTCCACTTTAGCAAGCTTGGCCTTCCCGAGACGCCAGAGAAATGGGAACCAATTGAGGATATAAAAGAATGGCCCACAGGCGAAGAGTTGTTCAAGTTGGCTTATGAAATGATGGGCGACTCTGGAGTTGTTGGCATCACCTGTGGAACAAGCGTGGTCGTTGGGAGCGATGCCGCTGTCTATGAGTATTTCGATAACCCTGAAGTTGTGCGGGAGCGGTCAAGAAAGATAATTGAAAACTCCCGCAGAAGGTTCGAAAATATCCTTCGCATGCAGGTTCGCCCTGATTACGTGAGCTGTGGTGGTTCTGGGACGCTTATTTGGCAGAATATCGAAATATTTCGCGATGTCTCATTGCCTGTAGTGCAGGAGGTTACTCGACTCTGCAAGAATGCTGGAATAGTGAGCCATATTCATTCATGTGGGCCCGAAGCAGAACTCGTCAAAATATGTGCCGAAGAAACCGACCTCGACGTGATTGACCCATTGGAGGCACCCCCTATGGGCGACTGTAACCTACGAGAGCTGAAAGAAAAATATGGCGATCGGTTGGTTCTCAAGGGCAATTTGAATACGGTTGAACTCATGCTTAGGGGATCCTACGATGACGTTTTTCAAGCGTCAAAGCAGGCAATAAGGGATGCAGGCGAAGGCGGCGGTTTTATTCTTTCAACCGGAGACCAGTGTGGGCGCGATACTCCAGATGAAAACATTCGGGCGATGATTCACGCTGCTGAGGAATTCGGCAGCTATAAATAA
- a CDS encoding dynamin family protein produces the protein MGEVLKYDKLEIKSNSISPEGKNLKQPALAIAQAQNILEEAGPSYDSYLERLQLLKQRLNEERFHLAALGQFKRGKSTLLNALLGADVLPTSVIPVTAIPTFVQYGPKCTAKVKFINGKTEDVIAEGTTEQLAEFLAKYVTEERNPHNRLGVHEVVLEYPSSLLQQGVVLIDTPGIGSTFRHNTEATLNFLSQCDAALFIISPDPPITEVEIDFLKEVLAKTTNTFFILNKADYLSDEELSKTIEFLKQALKDHAGIDNNIKILYVSARVGLRAKLSGDEAGWVKSGMQAVQKHLVEFLANQKSSALRKAISKKASTVISDAVLYIGISLASLRIPLDQLEERMRLLQKKLDEVETQRLVQLDVIEGDRKRMIALLEEQAEHLRKKAKSRLLEIVRTNYSNSVVLNEDEIYKELAEAVPVLFEHELGELSGTLGKRAQEVFVRHKHHANELIESIRKAAAELFNVPYQKQDEGEDFEVKRRPYWITHQWSYSLSLLPENFIDRFLPMRIRRSRAIRRLYNQIETIVMQNVENVRWPTLQNLEDTFRKFANQITQQYREVATATRDAIEAAYRQRKEQAEAVQSDIAKLEAIQHRLGEILKELELFVDSTQTNCS, from the coding sequence TTGGGCGAAGTATTGAAATATGACAAACTTGAAATAAAAAGTAACAGCATCTCACCCGAGGGGAAAAACCTCAAGCAACCGGCCCTGGCAATCGCACAGGCGCAGAATATTTTGGAAGAAGCCGGGCCCTCTTATGATTCATACTTAGAGAGGCTTCAGCTACTAAAGCAACGACTAAATGAAGAGCGGTTCCATTTGGCAGCGCTTGGCCAATTCAAACGCGGCAAGAGCACACTCCTCAATGCCCTTCTCGGTGCTGATGTGCTCCCCACATCCGTCATTCCTGTTACAGCAATACCAACCTTCGTGCAGTACGGGCCGAAATGTACTGCAAAAGTTAAATTCATAAATGGCAAAACAGAAGATGTGATTGCCGAAGGGACAACCGAACAGCTTGCGGAATTCCTTGCAAAATATGTTACTGAGGAAAGAAATCCCCACAACCGTCTAGGAGTGCACGAGGTAGTATTAGAATACCCCTCTTCATTACTTCAGCAAGGGGTTGTATTAATTGACACGCCTGGAATTGGCTCAACGTTCCGCCACAACACTGAGGCAACTTTGAACTTTCTCTCACAATGCGATGCTGCACTTTTTATTATTTCTCCCGATCCCCCTATTACAGAAGTCGAAATCGACTTTTTGAAAGAAGTCCTGGCTAAGACAACAAACACATTCTTCATTCTAAACAAAGCAGATTACCTCTCGGACGAAGAGCTTTCAAAGACAATCGAGTTCCTCAAACAGGCTTTGAAAGACCACGCTGGAATCGATAACAATATCAAAATACTTTACGTCTCAGCCCGGGTTGGACTTCGGGCAAAGCTATCGGGAGATGAAGCAGGCTGGGTAAAAAGCGGAATGCAAGCAGTGCAAAAGCACCTTGTTGAATTTCTAGCAAACCAAAAATCATCAGCCCTGCGAAAAGCTATCTCTAAAAAAGCAAGCACCGTTATATCGGACGCCGTTCTCTACATCGGCATTTCTCTTGCATCGCTCCGTATACCTCTCGACCAACTTGAGGAGCGAATGCGGCTACTTCAGAAAAAACTTGATGAGGTGGAAACTCAGCGGTTAGTCCAGTTGGATGTTATAGAAGGCGATAGAAAACGAATGATCGCTCTTCTTGAAGAACAAGCCGAGCATCTGCGGAAGAAAGCAAAGTCTCGGCTATTAGAAATTGTGCGCACAAATTACTCTAATAGTGTTGTGCTCAACGAAGACGAAATCTACAAAGAACTAGCGGAAGCGGTTCCGGTGTTGTTTGAGCACGAACTTGGCGAACTATCGGGAACGTTGGGGAAGAGGGCGCAAGAAGTATTTGTACGGCATAAGCACCACGCTAACGAACTCATAGAAAGCATTCGCAAAGCGGCGGCAGAGCTGTTCAACGTTCCATATCAAAAACAGGATGAAGGCGAAGATTTCGAGGTCAAGCGGCGACCCTACTGGATTACGCATCAATGGAGCTATTCACTAAGCCTGCTACCGGAGAATTTTATCGACAGGTTCCTCCCGATGCGAATTCGTCGCTCCCGTGCAATTCGCAGGCTATATAATCAGATAGAAACCATAGTAATGCAGAACGTCGAAAACGTGCGCTGGCCGACCCTTCAAAACCTCGAAGATACATTCCGCAAATTTGCAAACCAGATTACACAACAATATCGCGAAGTTGCCACAGCTACACGTGATGCTATAGAAGCAGCCTACCGGCAGCGCAAGGAACAAGCGGAAGCAGTTCAATCTGATATAGCTAAGCTCGAAGCGATTCAACACAGATTGGGTGAAATTTTAAAAGAGCTAGAATTATTTGTTGATTCGACACAAACTAACTGTTCATAG